The Buttiauxella selenatireducens genome has a window encoding:
- a CDS encoding type II toxin-antitoxin system RelE/ParE family toxin: MWTIKTTDTFDTWLCSLNDTDRRSVLAALVILQEKGPGLHRPFADTLKGTRFSNLKELRVQSRGTPIRAFFAFAPDRNGIVLCGGHKAGNEKRFYLDMVALAEREYATYLNNPEPKG; the protein is encoded by the coding sequence ATGTGGACGATAAAAACGACAGACACATTTGATACCTGGCTCTGCTCGCTGAATGACACGGACAGACGCAGCGTACTGGCAGCACTGGTTATTCTGCAGGAAAAGGGACCCGGGTTGCACAGACCGTTTGCGGATACGCTGAAAGGCACCCGCTTCAGCAATCTTAAAGAGCTGCGTGTTCAGAGTCGCGGCACCCCCATTCGGGCATTTTTCGCTTTTGCACCCGACCGCAATGGGATAGTGCTATGCGGTGGGCATAAAGCGGGAAATGAAAAGCGTTTCTACCTGGACATGGTTGCACTGGCTGAACGTGAGTACGCAACTTACCTGAATAATCCGGAACCGAAGGGGTAA
- a CDS encoding helix-turn-helix domain-containing protein — protein sequence MGSTLEELLARETPEGIAEVEKIAAEMRFNIHLAELREKVDKTQADMAQALGIRQPTVAVLERPGRDLKLSTLRRYVEAAGGKLSITVELPDGTHYGFTL from the coding sequence ATGGGCAGCACACTGGAAGAGCTTCTGGCGCGGGAAACACCAGAAGGTATCGCCGAAGTGGAAAAAATCGCAGCAGAGATGCGTTTCAATATTCATCTCGCAGAACTACGTGAGAAGGTGGACAAAACGCAGGCTGATATGGCTCAGGCTCTGGGCATCAGACAGCCGACAGTGGCGGTACTGGAAAGGCCTGGTCGGGATCTGAAACTGTCGACGCTCAGGCGTTATGTCGAGGCGGCAGGCGGTAAGCTCAGCATCACTGTTGAACTGCCGGATGGCACTCACTACGGCTTTACACTGTAA
- a CDS encoding fimbrial protein, which yields MKKTLLATAFVGFGLLSTGAFASDGSITINGKITGTTCDIDIGGAGADGTVTLPTVSTSALSAAEDVAGKTLVKIDLTNCSDTGSVRAFFNTTNVNSSTGNLLNIAATGTPATNVEVQLLNKTQGVIDLRTNDTNPYETITGDAATLEYYAQYIAKTAAAGEGDVSTKAVFSLDYQ from the coding sequence ATGAAAAAAACATTATTAGCGACCGCGTTTGTCGGCTTCGGTTTATTGTCCACGGGTGCTTTTGCTTCTGATGGCAGCATTACCATTAACGGCAAAATTACCGGCACCACCTGTGATATCGATATCGGTGGCGCTGGTGCTGACGGCACTGTGACCCTGCCAACGGTATCAACCTCTGCACTGTCAGCGGCAGAAGATGTTGCGGGTAAAACACTTGTCAAAATTGATCTGACCAACTGCTCTGATACCGGCTCTGTGCGCGCATTCTTTAACACCACCAACGTGAACTCCAGCACCGGCAACCTGCTTAACATTGCCGCAACGGGGACACCAGCGACCAACGTTGAAGTGCAGTTGTTGAATAAAACTCAGGGTGTCATTGACCTGAGAACTAACGACACCAACCCGTATGAAACCATTACAGGTGATGCCGCCACCCTGGAATATTACGCCCAGTATATCGCTAAAACTGCGGCAGCTGGCGAAGGTGATGTTTCCACCAAAGCTGTTTTCTCTCTCGACTACCAGTAA